A segment of the Elaeis guineensis isolate ETL-2024a chromosome 6, EG11, whole genome shotgun sequence genome:
CAGTACTTCCAAAGCATAGTAGAGAGCATCATGCTCTACCGCCTTATATTCAAGGTACTAAATTTACTAAATAACATGCAGAACAAAAGATGTATTATTTCTTTTAACTCTTGATCATGTTTCTTTTCCTTCAGGTCCTTCAATTTCCCAAGCTCCATTTTACTCAGTAGATAGTGAAGGAACCCCTACACCTTCCCCATCTATAAGATTCCCCTCTACCCAAAATACACGTATACTTAGTGCTTTGCATTTTCACTCTCGTTCTGATACATGTTTTGCCTTTGTTACAATACCAGTTGTTATTGGTTTTTGATCATGCTCATACCTACAGGGCCTGTTCAATCTCCTGTGCTGTCTCCTTCTGGGTCTGCTTCAGGAAAGCCAAGGGCATCACAACTTCAACCTGTCCATTCTTTACCACCTCCACCACCTAATCTAGGTAGGTATAGAGAGGTTTCATTTTGTCACTATGTGGTTGTCAACTTCTGTGTATTCCCTTGCGTTGTTCTAAGATTCTCCAAGTCTAGCTGAATACGCAACCGTAATCGTTGTTTATTTGGTTTGTCTGCAGACTGTACTATGCCATTATCTTGCACAGAGCCTTTAACAAATAGCCCTCCAGGATCACCATGTGCTTGTGTGATGCCGATAAGAGTTGGACTTCGTCTGAGCATTGCACTATACACATTCTTTCCTTTAGTCTCTGAGCTTGCCCAAGAAATTGCATATGGGCTTTTCATGAAACAAAGTCAGGTCCGCATCATGGGAGCAAATGCTGCTAGTGAGGATTCTGACAAAACTATAGTACTCATTGATCTGGTGCCACTTGGAGGCAAATTCAACAGTGCTACAGGATTTTTAGTCTATGAGAAGTTCTGGCACAAGCAGGTTTTCATAAATCCCTCATTTTTTGGGGATTATGATGTATTATATGTTCTCTTTCCAGGTTAGAGTACATGTTTCAGTGTTATTCCTCATGTTAGTCAATGCATATTTTATTTTGTACAGGCAAAGTGTTTAGTGTAAGATAGATTGCCCTCTTATATCTCCATGTGTCATTTTTGATGGATGATTTGATCCATCGACTAACTGGGCCACATTACCATTTTtagcatcataaataatcagatctaggCACATATCATGCATTTGTTTATTCTCATGACATCCTGGACACGTTTGATTCATGTGAGAGGTATGATTAAGCATATTTTGtaattcataaatataaatttgttTGGGGAGGTTCCCTTCTCTTTTAAGAGTAAGAATTGAACTATATGGGGTTTATTGTTTTGATATAGGACTAATTATAGGGGGTTGGAGCTTAATGAATTGGAGCCTCTTAAACAATGAGGCACTTTGGACTTTGGAGTGTAGCACATGTGATGCATGCGAGAGGTAGTAAGGATGACTGGAATCCTCCAGTCCGattaaataatttcattattgattttattttgaaaaataaactcCCAACTTTTGGAGGTTTGACTCTATCGTTTCTCTCAAGTTGAACTAAGTGAAATTTGTTTATTTAAGTTGGGAGCAATTACAATGTCAAGAGAGAGATGTTAAAAAGAATAACCTGGAGCCTCACAAGAACTCGAGAGTTCGGGTTCAATATTAGAACTGATACATTGCTTATCCTAACTAGCATTAGATTTAGTCTTTTGCAGTGGTGCCTTCCGAGAAACAGAAAAATGTAACTTACCTCATTATTGATGAGTTGAAAATTGGAGGGTTACGATCTCTCACTGATGTGATGTTTGGCCTAATAGAATGTCATAGAAGTGCTTAGCATCTGTTGATTATGTGCTACATGGAGAGCAAGCACTTTCATATTGTCAAAAGTTTGTTTCTGTAGTGCATATTGACTGCTGTCTTGACTGCTGTCTTGCTTGGCTtgtcttgattttcttttatattatatatgcagGACTTCCTCCATCACCACCTATGGCACCTGGAAATGTTAATGTCGATAATGAGGCATATGGCAGTGACAATAACTCTAGGACAATCCATCCTCTTGGGGTTGATGTgagaaagcaaaaagaaaaacaaagtgGCACTGTAATAGCTATCATTGTTCTTTCAGCTGTTATAGCATTGGCATTAGGTGTTGGAGCTGCATGGCTTTTCTTGTTGAAACATAGAGAAATTTCTCATTTGCCAAAACCAACCTCACAGATATCACCAGCTTCATTTGCAAAGGCATCAGGTAGTAATATTTCCTATTCAACTTGTGTGATGGTAATTTTATCAGAAGTTGCTAGGAAGGATGATAATAAACTGACGGTCAAATCTGCAACTCTGAATAACATTGTTCTAGTCAACATCAAGTTACATTTGCTGATCCAGTTCATTTTGTATGTACAGACTTTAGCAACTTAACAATAGGTGATAATAGAATAAATAGTTCAACATGAAATATGTATACAGTTTCTGGTATATCCCCAGAATCAAGAATGGTCTTCATTTCCTCCTGTTAATAAAAGGAGCTTCTAGAAACACGTTTGATTAATGTGAAAAGCATAAAGTGTACACCATAGTTGCCCTTGGAAAGGTCAAGTCTGCAGATGCAAACTTCTTTTAAGAGAATTGAGAGAGCTTAATTTGGCAAGAGAAAGTTTGTAATGATTATGTTGCATTTTTCCCTTTCAAACTCTAAAGCTTGGCCTTTCATGTGTTGTTTGACAACAAGAGAGAAGTTGGCATGACTCACATTTAAAGTGGGGGCAGGAACACTTGTTTTCTTTGATCTTGATTGAATTCCGTTGTTTTCagggatgagattttttttttttttttttcaagtgtaatttttattttgtaaCAACTCCTTTTCGATATGCCAAAAAAGTTGCAGGAAGTGGACATACGATATCTGGAAGTAGGCCAACTTCTGCCTCAACATCCTTCAACTCTAGCATTGCAACATGTACAGGATCAGCAAAATCATTCAGCCTAGCCGAGGTGGAAAGAGCTACGAACAAATTTGATGATTCAAGAATTATTGGTGAAGGTGGTTTTGGACGTGTCTACGAAGGCACTCTTGAGGATGGAAGAAGGGTGGCCATTAAGGTGCTCAAGAGAGATGATCAGCAGGGTAGCCGAGAATTCTTGGCCGAGGTTGAGATGCTGAGCCGCTTGCATCACAGAAACTTGGTAAAGTTGATTGGTATATGCACAGAGGAGCATTTCCGCTGTCTGGTCTATGAACTCATTCCAAATGGTAGTGTGGAATCTCATCTACATGGTAAGGACCAGTAGTCCTCCCTAATTTTACATTGTTCAGCATCGTTTTGGTTGATAATTTAGTCATTCATGAGATATCATCCATAATGCACATTTATTTCGATCAGCAACTCCAGTGGCTCTCCAAATTGTGGAGCATTAGCCCCAAAATATCTGTTATCGTTCTTGGGCTTGTTTTCCAATTGTTGAGCTTTATCACTGTCTGCATGCTTCCAATTGGTCAAATTGTTGAGCTTGTTTGACCATAACAAAGTTTGTTTGTGCTTATCAGTCTTGGGACTAATTGCCATGGGGGTACAGAGATAACTAGTTCAGGCTTAGgctgatgaaaaatttattcattaGTTACATCATGTTATCTTTAATATTTTCCTTTCATTGATTTCAAGCTGCTTCTGAGAAACAATTTGAACTGTGATTTCTACACaggagtggataaggatagtgcTTCACTTGATTGGAATGCGAGGCTGAAGATTGCTCTTGGTGCTGCTCGAGGTCTAGCATATCTGCATGAGGATTCAAGCCCTCGTGTCATACATCGTGATTTCAAAGCCAGCAACATCTTGTTGGAATATGACTTCACTCCCAAAGTGTCTGATTTTGGCCTAGCCAGAACAGCTCGAGACGAGGAAAACGAGCACATTTCAACACGTGTTATGGGAACTTTCGGGTATGTAGCTCTAAAATATCATTATTATCTTGTTGCTTGTAACTCAATGTGATGCTTTAAATGATAAAAGCtgtgcttttcttttttcttttattctttttttgtaGTTATGTAGCACCGGAATATGCAATGACGGGGCATCTTCTTGTCAAAAGTGATGTTTACAGCTATGGTGTTGTCCTCCTTGAGCTCCTAACAGGAAGGAAGCCAGTTGACATGTTGCGACCTCCAGGACAAGAAAATCTAGTGACATGGGC
Coding sequences within it:
- the LOC105047659 gene encoding uncharacterized protein isoform X1; amino-acid sequence: MGRWRETLRPWVLRVIVVLLAVHGSKGPISNFVQQLSKSSNVHPWARRTLLSATSGPPPNGTDLKLQPSGILAPSILPPLELLSTGNGYGMPTGAPPKELSGHATQANYSHPEGPVVSPTSGTSTIHGHGYIIPVAAPLDESSSHLSPVNHSHSKGPAVSPTSVTSPANHGNRYGMPVAAPPTESSSNLSPVNYSHPKGPAISPTSITSPANHGNRYGVPVAASPTESSGHLSPVNYSHPTGPAVSPTLITSPANHGNSYGMPVAAPPKESSSNLSPINHSLPKGPAFSPAPATSPVTHGRYGMPIAPPPRHISSPLSPKNYSHRKGSFPVISPAPHEADVPSNTVHAPSNSHPQPPMARMLHGFAPVPVASFHQPKARKRTGNPASAPSPESHNPAPSHPPAVLPKHSREHHALPPYIQGPSISQAPFYSVDSEGTPTPSPSIRFPSTQNTRPVQSPVLSPSGSASGKPRASQLQPVHSLPPPPPNLDCTMPLSCTEPLTNSPPGSPCACVMPIRVGLRLSIALYTFFPLVSELAQEIAYGLFMKQSQVRIMGANAASEDSDKTIVLIDLVPLGGKFNSATGFLVYEKFWHKQVFINPSFFGDYDVLYVLFPGLPPSPPMAPGNVNVDNEAYGSDNNSRTIHPLGVDVRKQKEKQSGTVIAIIVLSAVIALALGVGAAWLFLLKHREISHLPKPTSQISPASFAKASVAGSGHTISGSRPTSASTSFNSSIATCTGSAKSFSLAEVERATNKFDDSRIIGEGGFGRVYEGTLEDGRRVAIKVLKRDDQQGSREFLAEVEMLSRLHHRNLVKLIGICTEEHFRCLVYELIPNGSVESHLHGVDKDSASLDWNARLKIALGAARGLAYLHEDSSPRVIHRDFKASNILLEYDFTPKVSDFGLARTARDEENEHISTRVMGTFGYVAPEYAMTGHLLVKSDVYSYGVVLLELLTGRKPVDMLRPPGQENLVTWARPHLTSQGGLESIIDPSLGTIPFDSVAKVAAIASMCVQPEVNQRPFMGEVVQALKLVCNEGDEHRGSGSCSQEEISTRDMEIRISTGLDLESERATWASDIFSTLARFTRDVSGSFRRYSSSGPLRTGRRGQFWHRLRGLSSGSASEHGRRSTGFVSSDQWV
- the LOC105047659 gene encoding uncharacterized protein isoform X2, translated to MGRWRETLRPWVLRVIVVLLAVHGSKGPISNFVQQLSKSSNVHPWARRTLLSATSGPPPNGTDLKLQPSGILAPSILPPLELLSTGNGYGMPTGAPPKELSGHATQANYSHPEGPVVSPTSGTSTIHGHGYIIPVAAPLDESSSHLSPVNHSHSKGPAVSPTSVTSPANHGNRYGMPVAAPPTESSSNLSPVNYSHPKGPAISPTSITSPANHGNRYGVPVAASPTESSGHLSPVNYSHPTGPAVSPTLITSPANHGNSYGMPVAAPPKESSSNLSPINHSLPKGPAFSPAPATSPVTHGRYGMPIAPPPRHISSPLSPKNYSHRKGSFPVISPAPHEADVPSNTVHAPSNSHPQPPMARMLHGFAPVPVASFHQPKARKRTGNPASAPSPESHNPAPSHPPAVLPKHSREHHALPPYIQGPSISQAPFYSVDSEGTPTPSPSIRFPSTQNTRPVQSPVLSPSGSASGKPRASQLQPVHSLPPPPPNLDCTMPLSCTEPLTNSPPGSPCACVMPIRVGLRLSIALYTFFPLVSELAQEIAYGLFMKQSQVRIMGANAASEDSDKTIVLIDLVPLGGKFNSATGFLVYEKFWHKQVFINPSFFGDYDVLYVLFPGLPPSPPMAPGNVNVDNEAYGSDNNSRTIHPLGVDVRKQKEKQSGTVIAIIVLSAVIALALGVGAAWLFLLKHREISHLPKPTSQISPASFAKASGSGHTISGSRPTSASTSFNSSIATCTGSAKSFSLAEVERATNKFDDSRIIGEGGFGRVYEGTLEDGRRVAIKVLKRDDQQGSREFLAEVEMLSRLHHRNLVKLIGICTEEHFRCLVYELIPNGSVESHLHGVDKDSASLDWNARLKIALGAARGLAYLHEDSSPRVIHRDFKASNILLEYDFTPKVSDFGLARTARDEENEHISTRVMGTFGYVAPEYAMTGHLLVKSDVYSYGVVLLELLTGRKPVDMLRPPGQENLVTWARPHLTSQGGLESIIDPSLGTIPFDSVAKVAAIASMCVQPEVNQRPFMGEVVQALKLVCNEGDEHRGSGSCSQEEISTRDMEIRISTGLDLESERATWASDIFSTLARFTRDVSGSFRRYSSSGPLRTGRRGQFWHRLRGLSSGSASEHGRRSTGFVSSDQWV